The Parcubacteria group bacterium ADurb.Bin159 genomic sequence AACACTAAAACTAAAATAATTGAAACATGGTATGGCTTTAAATATTTTATAAGTTTACGCATCGTGCCTTTAAAATCTTTGGGCTTTTCAACTGCTCCACGCATTCCTCTACCACGACCTCTGCCCATACCAAAACCACCTGGCCTTGGCCTTTTAGGAGGTAAATTAGTTGGAAAATTATTTGGTTTTGAAACAGATTCTTTAGACATATTTTAAGCTAAACCTTCTTCTAATTTTTCTGGGGGAAGTTGAGAAAAGGCAATTTCTCTGTACACAGCACAATTACGAAGAAGTTCTTTATGGGTTCCTTGCCCCACTATTTTTTTATCATCTATCACAATTATCTTGTCAGCGTCCATTATAGTACCAACTCTTTGGGTAACAATAAGAATCGTCTTACCTTTTGCTTCTCGCCGAAGAGCACTTCTTAAAGCAGCATCTGTTTTAAAATCCAAGGCAGAGAAACTGTCATCAAAAAGATAAAGTTCAGGATTTTTTGCCAAGGCTCGAGCAATTGCCAAACGTTGCTTTTGCCCTCCAGAAAGATTAGCACCAGCCTGAGCAACAGAACTTTCAAATTTCTGATCTAATTCTTTTATAAACTCAAAGGCCTGAGCCGTAGCCGCAGCCCGAAAAATTTCTTCTTGAGTAGCATTTGGAGTGCCATAGGCAATATTTTCTTTAATTGTGCCAGAAAAAAGCATGGCTTTTTGAGAAACATAACCAATGCGTGCCCGTAAATCTTCTTGTTTCATATCGCGTATATCTACATCATCAACTAAAATCTGCCCCTCTGTTACATCATAAAAACGAGGAATAAGATTAATAATAGTAGATTTACCGCTTCCCGTGCTGCCAATAAAAGCAGTGGTTTGGCCGGGAAGAGCAACAAAAGAAATATTATGTAAAACTGGTTCAACGGCTCCTGGATAGGCAAAAGTAACATTTCTAAATTCAACTTTTCCGCCTCGCTTAGGAGCTTTAACGGGATTCACCGGGTCTTTTATTTGAACATCTGTTTCTAAAACTTCAACAATTCTATTAGCCGAAACAGAGGCTCTCGGAATAGCAATAAAAATAATTGAAATCATTAAAAAAGCGAATACTGCCTGCATTGAATATTGTAAAAACGCAAGCATGCTTCCAATTTGAAGAGTACCTAATTCAATTTGATGAGCGCCAAACCAGACAATGGCTATCATCATAAAATTCATAATAAGCATCATCGCTGGTTGAAGTATTATCATTAAACGATTAACAAAAAGATTAAGCTGAGTAAGATCTTTATTCACTTTATTAAATCTTTCTTCTTCGTGCTTTTCTTTATTAAAAGCCCTTATTACTCTTAAACCGTTAAGGATTTCTCGGGTCACTAAATTTAATTTATCTATTAATTTCTGAATCAGGCTAAATTTTGGGATAATTATTTTAAAAAGCAAGGCAATTACAAAAATTAAAGCAACAACGGCAACTGCCATAATCCAAGTCATCGAAGGAGCTAAGCGATAAGCCTTAATAGTAGCGAGAATACCTATTAGTGGAGCCATTATGGCTAACCGAAAAAACATTGTAAGTACCATCTGGATTTGTTGCACATCATTGGTAGTACGAGTGATAAGAGAGGATGTTGAAAATTTATTAAATTCAACAAGAGAAAAACTTTCTACCTTAGTAAATACTGCATTTCGCAAGTTTTTAGCGAACCCCGCACCAATCCTTGAAGATAAATAATTCACGCCAACCGTCGCCAACCCACCACCGATGGCAACTAATATCATAATTAAACCTGTTTGAAAAATTACTCCTGTATTCTTGCCCAGTATTCCTTGATTAATAATTTTTGCCATAAAATCGGGCAAGGCAAGACTTGCTGAAGCTTGGCAATATATAAAAATGGCCATTAAAATTAATTGCCAAATATATGGAGAAAGATATTTTAGAATTTTTGTTCCTGACATTACAATAAATTAATCTATTAGTTTAATAAAAATTTCTTTCTTCGTCAACAATGTTTATAGTAAAAAAATAACTCCACAAATAGTTCAGCGGTAGGCAAAAATTCGAAAAGTTATCCAAAAAGATTGCCTCGCTTCGCTTGGGCTCGGCAGAAGTAAATTCTCACCGCCTCAAATAAAACAAAAACAAAACCCTTGCCAAAATATGGTAAGGGGTCAATTTTCTCCGAATTGTGAACAATATTAGAACAACTATTTCTTCTACTAATAATAAAAATTTAGGATCCACAACTCTAAATTAAAAAATTCGCCCTAAAAGCCAATGTTAATGCGGTATTCTCGTAGTCTCTTTCTGTAAACTGTCTCCAAATGCGTCCCCGAATGCAAAATTATAAAATTATTCTTCTGTTTTTTGTAAAATCAATCTCATAATTAAACCTGATAAATATAAAAACGCTTCCGTATCTTCCAATTAAAAAGACAAAAGCAATGATAACAAAGATTTTCAAACCCCACTTAAAAGCTAATGTCTCAACAAAACCTTCTAAACCATAAAAACAATTATTTCTTTTGATTAGTTGTATAATCACATTTCGGGTAATTAGAGCATCCGTAAAATTCTCCAAATTTGCCAGTTTTTTTCACTAAATTTCCGCCACAGCATGGGCAAATTCGAGACGCTTCTCTTGCCTTATCTTTATCCTTTTTAGCCATTTTGATATACCGAATAAGTTTGTATCCATCTATAAGTTCAATTGGCTTATCTTCAGCAAATTTCTCAGCTTCAAGTGTAAATTTATTTGTGGTAATAAAATATGCCTTTCCATTAGCAATATGGTCAGCCAAAGCACCATAGAAATCTCTGACATCGCCAACCGTTACCTCTGAGGTTATAAACTTTTTGCATTGAATGTAGCTTTTTACTCCGTCTTTTTCAATAATAACGTCAATGCCTCCGTCGTGCGATCCGCCGACTGCTTTAGATTTGTAGCCAAGCCGCGAAAACAAATCGGCAATATAATCCTCAAATTCCGATGGCTTCATGCCACGAAGCCATTGCAATAGATCACGATCCGAACGCCATTTTTCTCCTTTTCTGAATTTTCGGCGAATATGCCAATTATCAATTTCCAAATTAAGCCAATAAAAGAATAATTTCATAACAACAATCGCCAATAAAACTGCCCAAAGCGGCCATAGCTTCCATAAAATCGGTAGTAAATTTTTAATTATTTCCCAGAAATTAATTTGCATATAATTTTAGTTTATAATCTCCTCCAATCTCCAAAAAGTGCTTCCACCTTCACGAATCAAATCGTCGATAAGTTTATAAGTATCACCTTTTGTTTCGGCATTTTCATAGAGAGTCTTAATTGCCCCAAACCATTCCTCGTCATACATAAATGGCATGCGCATTTTACCACCTCGCACATCACCTTCAAGTAAAGAAAGACGGGCAATCTCCAACGTATCTTTAGGTGCAGCTTTAGCCAATTCATTGATAGACTTAGTGAGAGCGTAATCCCATTCCAAAACACCCTTAGTTTTTTCTAAGGTCGCTTTTATTTGTCCAGCTAACCAGGCTGGTTCAAAGATTTTTTTCTCAAGATTCATCCAAAATCCAAACGCAACAAATAGCTTCGGGTCGTCATAATTCTTAAGCAACCATTCCCAAAATTCAGTTAATCTTTTTTTAATTGCTGGGTCTTTTTTCAACTGCTCATTTACACGATCATCATCGCCAGAAATGAACATCCGCCCGATAAAACTGATAAACTTGCTTTGCCGTTCAACATCTCGCTTCCAGAATTTCTTGAAAAGAGAATGATCAAACCCGAATTTTTCATGATAGACAACAAACGCCAACGCCAAATGAACAGCTATTCCTTCCTTTAGTTCTTTGAAATATTTGCGTTTTGAGTCCTCGTTGCCAGTCAAACTTAAGCCACGCTCATATAATTTTTGGAATTCTTGATCAAAGAATATTTCCTCATAAAGATTATTAGCAAGATATCCTTCCCAAGCAGCAAGATAAAGGTGTTTTTTAGTCGCTTCTTCTGGAAAAATTTGAGTCAAAAGCCCATGTATCCAATCTCTGTCACGGAAGTAGAAAGATGGTAGATAATATCCAAACATAAACATTAAGGCACGAGTATCTTCTTTTTTTAAGACTCTCTCATAGAGCTCCTTAATGTCTACGCTAATTTTAATCTTATCATCTTTTGAAAATTGCTTTCCGTCTTGGTAAACAAACAACACAAAAGCCTGAAACGCCCGACCACGCACCGAATTAATCGCCATCGTAAACGGATCACTAACATAATTTTCTTCCTTATCGCCAGGGGAATGGGTCTTTATCGTCGCTGTTCCTAGCTCTTCGTCTTGTGGTTCTGGATCGGGGTATACTAAAAGATAGCTGAGAATCTCGAAAAGCTGACTGCGGTATTTGGAGAAATCTATAAGAATTTTACCGTCGTTTTCACTCAATAATTCTTGCAGGACATCCGTCATCACCGAGTGCACTCCAGTCCAACTCAAAAGCCATGCGTCAAACTTCTCTCGTTCCCTGATTTTATGGTTAAAGGCTTTTGCAATACCCGAATCCTTAATAGCAATAAAAACTTCTATCAGTTTATCCCACTGGATATCTGCCGCCTTTGTTTTGTCAGCACGTATAGCTTCTTGAATGCCTCGAAAAAACGAGTAAGTATAATGCTCGTCGAGAACATCCCTCTCAAAAAATAAACTGGCGTTCTGGATATAATCCTGTAATCGCTTAGCAATATCAACACGCAATTGTTCCTCTACGCCTTTAGCATTTAAGGGATTCAAAAAATCATCACTTGTGTTCTCTTTGCTCAAAGCTTCTGGCTTCCAGTCATTTCTTAATTTTTTGGCAATGTCAGCAATGGAAAGTTTACTAAATTCCTCTTGTGAAACTGCAGCTCTTGGTTTTACAAAACCGCTCACTATTTTTCCAATGGACGGTTCGGGTTCAAAAGTAGGATCACATTTTTTACCGAATATTTTTTCACAATCTTCTTTTTCTTCTGAAGTCAAAGAGTCATAAATACTGGAAAGAATCTGCCAGCCATCGCGCCTATACCATTGTTCTTCTTTTTTATCTTCACGACTTTGTCCAAAATGCTTAAAGACATTCGATACATATTCACGCTGATAATCGAAATTGAGGACATTAAAGCTCTGTTTAAGGGCTTTCTTGTACTCTGTTCCAGATTCAATCTCATAATAATGTTTACCATCCTCCATCACCTCAAATAATTTAAAAAAGGACGCCTGTAATTCTGCCTGAAAAGCAACGGGACACAAACTCAAAACAAAAAGACGCAGTCGCCACATCAACCTGCTTTCTGGTAAGGTTTGAATATATTTCTTATAAACCTCTCTGACCAATTCTGATTTGTCACAATTATTGCCAATTAGTCTTTGACTGAGTGCTTTAATGGTCACTACTAAATCTTTGACGTTTTCTTGATCTGAATAATGTTTTTCATCGCCCAATTCCAAAGAAAAAAAATCAACATCAAAAAGATAAAAAGGGTCATGAATCGGAAATACTTCATTCTTCTCGGCGTCTTCGCCCAAACGCACGATTGCCGCCATCGTTCTTGTTGTAATCTCTAATGCTTTTTCAAGATATTGATCGCCTACAGCCACTAAATACTCAAAGACTTTCGTGTAAGAAAGGTCTGTGAAATAAAAAGGATTATCCGATGGATAATCACGAGAAGTTGGTTTTGTTTCTTCTTTTGCTCTCACAGTAAGCACTGCTTCGGCAAGGACCAAGATATTCTCATAATCCTTAGCAGCGGCAAGTGTTTGGAATATTTTTTTATAATCAAATCCCCATTGATTAAATACGCTCATCAACCGCACCCAACCATCATCACGAATTTTCGGCACTATTCTCGCTAACTGCTCCGCTGGCAGAGAACTGCAAATTCTCAAAAATTGATCGACAATTTCGGGATTAAAATTATCTTTTGGGATAGAAACCGAAAGCATAATATCTACCACTTCTTTCGCTTTTTTCTCCGCTATTCTTACAAGATAATTCAGTTCTGGGGTTGTTCGATATCCATATCTCGTTGGATCGTCGACTTTCTGTTTAATCACATCTAAGAGCCCATTATTCCAAAGCCAATCAAGCCAATTCTCATCTGCTTTTGTAAAAAAATATTGTCGTGCATCAAGATTTAAACCAATAAGTTCTCGAATTTTCTCTGGATCAAATTTTGCTGATTGTTTATCCATATTACTTATTTACCTCCATTTATATCTTCTATTAGCTGAGGATTTATTCTCAAAACCTCATCAAGCATTTGATGCACATCAAGCTGCCTTGTCAATGCCTTATTCATAATTTTTTCAAACTCCACTAAAAGTTTTTCAAACTCAACCTTATTAAAAGAAGAAAAATCAAAATTTTTATCCCATTGAGGATCAACTCCATGATGCGTTATATCATTAAGTTTTTTCCACAGAGGTTCTACTTTACTGCTATAGAAATTTTTATCAAAACTTTCATTAGAACTTTCATCAAAATTTTTATCAACCGTTACAGAGCCAAAATTTTTAAACGCATCCATTCTCTTACTTGAAACTTGTTTCACCTGAATACTTAAGAATGGATAAAGAATCTCTCGTAAGGAGTTTGCCGCTTGGGCAATACGATCGGGATTACTTTTACATTCTTCCCTAATAGCAAAAACGGCACCTCGAAACATATCTGAAGGCTTTATTTTTAGTCCTCCTCGCTCATGCCACTCATCTAGGCGTCTACATAAATTTTCTTGTCCATCGGTTAAACGCACGGGTGGGAGAGCATTATTTCCTATAGATTGTAGTGATGCATCACCGCCCATAAATTATATATCTCTCAAGATATTCCTTAAAAAACCTTTTTTGATGAAATTAATATTTAAGACATAATCCATTTGTTCAATTGCCTTCCTGATTTGATTTTGTCCTTGTCGCCAGCCATTTCCATCGGTAATCCAAACAAATTGCCAGCCACTATTTTGGAGCTCTCTTTGCCGATTTATGTAGGCATCAACAATCTCTTGAGGTTTTGAACCCTGCCCGCTGTAAAAATTAACTTCCATTGATAGAAGTTTTGTTCCTTTTTTGATCGCAAAATCGGGAGTTCTATACCGGAGTTTCTTCGGGATTTTTACACCGCGTTCTTCGAATTTACTGAACTTCCCCTTAGGGAATATCTCAATATTCTTAAATTCTTTGGTGATATTTTGAAGTTCTTCCTCTACCACTTTTTCCATAAAACTACCACTTCGATTCTTACGTGCATTGCTATCCAAACCTACTTCAACCCCTAAGAGATAATCGTTAAGAACTCGAATGATTTTGAATAACTCTTGGATACCACTTTTTTTTACAAATTGAATAAATTTCTTGATGTCACTTGGGGTTAAATCTTTTGAACAATCAAAACAACATACTTGATTTTTGCTTATATCCTCTAGTACATCAAATTTCTCATCACGCATTGCAACAAGAAGTGGTAAAACCCTTGCTGTCTTAGGGTATTCTGTTAAAATTTTCTCTAAATCTTTATCAAAATTTTTGGATTGAGTAAGTGTTCCCAAAATTCCAATTTCAACTTTGTATTTCTCTACATTTGATTTAACCTTTTTCCAATTTACAAAAAAATCGTAAGTGCGATTAGTAGATAATAGTGAGCCAATAAATGCTTCGTTAATCTGCTCAATATTAGTAAAACCAAAAAATGATTTATATGTTTGTATTTTTGCCATATTGCTTAAATTAATTTAATAAACATTTGCTTGCGCTTAATTAAGTCTTTGAGTCGCTTTTTTGAAAGTTCAAGATATTTTTTCTCATTATCAATCCCTATAAATTTTCTATCGTATAGAATAGCAACTAAACCAGTAGTAGAGCTCCCTGCGAAAGGATCGAGTATTATGTCGCCAGGATTTGTGCTTGACAGAATAATTCTTTTCAAAAGCTCCATTGGCTTTTGTGTGGGGTGTTTACCAAATATTTTTTCTTCTGGCTTGGGAGTCCCTATTGCCCACACCGAACGCATTTGTTTATTTTGCCGATGGATAAGGTCGTTTCTAAACGCACGCATCTGCTCGTAATTGAACACGTGCTTTGCTTTCTTTTCTTTACGTGCCCACAATAATGTTTCGTGGCTGGCAGTAAAATAACGGCAACTTAAATTGGGAGAAGCATTGGGTTTATACCAGGAGATATCATTTAAGATATGATAACCGCTTAATTGAAGTGCGTAACCACATTGATAAATTGAGTGATAAGTCCCACTAATCCAAATTGTACCGTAAGGTTTAAGAACTCGACGGCAAGCTTGAACCCAAGTAATATGAAAATCTAAATCCTTTTGAAAACCTTTGCTTTTGTCCCAATCTCCCTTATTAACACTTACACGTCTGCCAGCGTGAACGCTAAAACCACCATTAGAAAGATTATACGGTGGATCAGCAAAAATCATATCAATCGAATTGTCTGGAAGCTGTTTCAAAATCGACAGATAATCTGAACAGTATAAAACAAAATTACCTTCAGAAAAATAAGGTTTTTTCTTGATAGAAGATAGAACTTTTTGAGAATTAGTTTCCATAAATATGTCTTTTTTTCAACTTGGATTTATTAGTTTATTTTTTCCTGTCTACTGTTTATTATAACAAATAATTCCTAAAAATATAATTAAAGAGGCCTTAATTTTTGAAAAATTATTGAATTGTCTTACTGATTAATTTCATTTATATTGCTTTTAACTTTTCCGTGGTGGTCGTATAACTTTATATTATAGAACTTCATAAAGTTCGTCAATATCTAATAATGCATAAAAAATAAAAAAATAGGGCTCACAACCCTAAATTAAAAAATTCGTCTTAACAGCCAATGTTAATGCGGTATTCTCGTAATCTCTTTTTGAGGACTGTCCCCAAATGCCAAATCTAAGCCCAATCATTTCAGCTTTGATTGGGCTTTATTTTTTGGCTCTAAAATGATAAAATTAATTTATGAATATGCCGAAAGTAAAATTTACTGACATTCCATTATCCAAAGAAACTGATTGGATGTATGGTTTTTTGTTCAAAAATGAATGGGATTGGGGAAGATATATTTTAAAAAAACATCCTAAAATTAAAAAAGTTTTTTCTTATAAGACGGAAGCAGAACGAGTTAATTTTTTAAGAAATTATATAATTCAATTTAAAAAAGATAATCAAGAACTAATAGAAAAAAGTAAAACGGAATACCAAGAAGTATGGAAGGAAATGGAAAAAGATTTTTTTATTATTCTGTCAGAAATTTTAAAAATTGACTGGCCTCAAAATAGAAAAGTGATAAAAGCAATGCTCTCGATTAATCCAATTTGCCCTCGTTTTTTAAACGATTGGAGTTTTTCTATTTTCTATAATTATAAAAAGATAAGTTATGCAATGGAAGTAATTATGCATGAATGCTGTCATTTTTTATATTTTGAAAAATGGAAAAAAGTTTTTCCAAAAACAAACCCAAAAAAGTTTGAGGCACCATGCTTGGAATGGCATTTAAGTGAAATTTTAGCACCAATTATTTTAAATGACCTTAGGATTAAAAAATTATTGGGACGAAAAGCAGATTTTTACGAAGAACATAAAAAAATAAAAATTGGGAATAAAACCGTTCCTGAATATTTTAACGATTTATACAAAAAAAATAATATAGATAAAAATTTTGACGAATTCCTAAAAGAATCTTATAAGGCAATCAAAAAGAATAAGGTGCTATTTGAAATATAACAGAAGTATAGAAAAAGATAAAAATTTAATAAATATTTCAATCCGAAATTTGGCAAAATAAATCGTTGTTTACACTTTTTATAGGTGATAAAGTGTAAACATTTATACGAAAACAAATTTCTGCCAAACAATTGCTTGTGTCTAGAAAAGCAATAAAAGGGAAGTAAAATTTTTAACAATAAAAACAAAGGAGTAAACAAAATGGGCAAAAAATCTTATTGAAAAGCTTATAATGAACTTAC encodes the following:
- the dpnB gene encoding Type-2 restriction enzyme DpnII; its protein translation is MAKIQTYKSFFGFTNIEQINEAFIGSLLSTNRTYDFFVNWKKVKSNVEKYKVEIGILGTLTQSKNFDKDLEKILTEYPKTARVLPLLVAMRDEKFDVLEDISKNQVCCFDCSKDLTPSDIKKFIQFVKKSGIQELFKIIRVLNDYLLGVEVGLDSNARKNRSGSFMEKVVEEELQNITKEFKNIEIFPKGKFSKFEERGVKIPKKLRYRTPDFAIKKGTKLLSMEVNFYSGQGSKPQEIVDAYINRQRELQNSGWQFVWITDGNGWRQGQNQIRKAIEQMDYVLNINFIKKGFLRNILRDI
- a CDS encoding putative ABC transporter ATP-binding protein; the encoded protein is MSGTKILKYLSPYIWQLILMAIFIYCQASASLALPDFMAKIINQGILGKNTGVIFQTGLIMILVAIGGGLATVGVNYLSSRIGAGFAKNLRNAVFTKVESFSLVEFNKFSTSSLITRTTNDVQQIQMVLTMFFRLAIMAPLIGILATIKAYRLAPSMTWIMAVAVVALIFVIALLFKIIIPKFSLIQKLIDKLNLVTREILNGLRVIRAFNKEKHEEERFNKVNKDLTQLNLFVNRLMIILQPAMMLIMNFMMIAIVWFGAHQIELGTLQIGSMLAFLQYSMQAVFAFLMISIIFIAIPRASVSANRIVEVLETDVQIKDPVNPVKAPKRGGKVEFRNVTFAYPGAVEPVLHNISFVALPGQTTAFIGSTGSGKSTIINLIPRFYDVTEGQILVDDVDIRDMKQEDLRARIGYVSQKAMLFSGTIKENIAYGTPNATQEEIFRAAATAQAFEFIKELDQKFESSVAQAGANLSGGQKQRLAIARALAKNPELYLFDDSFSALDFKTDAALRSALRREAKGKTILIVTQRVGTIMDADKIIVIDDKKIVGQGTHKELLRNCAVYREIAFSQLPPEKLEEGLA
- the topA_1 gene encoding DNA topoisomerase 1; the encoded protein is MQINFWEIIKNLLPILWKLWPLWAVLLAIVVMKLFFYWLNLEIDNWHIRRKFRKGEKWRSDRDLLQWLRGMKPSEFEDYIADLFSRLGYKSKAVGGSHDGGIDVIIEKDGVKSYIQCKKFITSEVTVGDVRDFYGALADHIANGKAYFITTNKFTLEAEKFAEDKPIELIDGYKLIRYIKMAKKDKDKAREASRICPCCGGNLVKKTGKFGEFYGCSNYPKCDYTTNQKK
- the dpnA gene encoding Modification methylase DpnIIB — its product is METNSQKVLSSIKKKPYFSEGNFVLYCSDYLSILKQLPDNSIDMIFADPPYNLSNGGFSVHAGRRVSVNKGDWDKSKGFQKDLDFHITWVQACRRVLKPYGTIWISGTYHSIYQCGYALQLSGYHILNDISWYKPNASPNLSCRYFTASHETLLWARKEKKAKHVFNYEQMRAFRNDLIHRQNKQMRSVWAIGTPKPEEKIFGKHPTQKPMELLKRIILSSTNPGDIILDPFAGSSTTGLVAILYDRKFIGIDNEKKYLELSKKRLKDLIKRKQMFIKLI